The following proteins are co-located in the Bubalus bubalis isolate 160015118507 breed Murrah chromosome 23, NDDB_SH_1, whole genome shotgun sequence genome:
- the R3HCC1L gene encoding coiled-coil domain-containing protein R3HCC1L isoform X1 gives MQQEAERCRVRARRPDMALYVPKARRGIVLLKSGDEGNSCGPPNSVVKEEQREDSLSQKEIFRDKCETPRLSINSDKKEHSRREVKKSSTKFKKDTCLQERKKDRVCTKRATAESKEVLSQGHQQRILNTGVVPSIPLQRHFKPKKVECLEVETRDVVGHDGLLLSQSCSEISKARVPNKPSTNLQNSDSKRNELNGEIFEDRNLENRMETDAKIMKILSQFPGDFNSVVKPESMISPVTQNSDSGIVQRGMQTLGGMLKHSNGAITTESVPGSSDGLIGQTHVDLDAENVGDTANRTDSVSSQKGMDSIPETVGHLSHQMTMGSKLESANDISDPTRIRECEENDNTADEFCVKHESSDTAALAHETCTDNESESVRDITSKTCTMDITHTISDQITVGSPCVVAVRVADEACSNTGSFSDCLEMNADTALLHAAKSGNDTENFSDLTACSDVYAESISSSFTESTGKLIESLSDCASSLPIKKITGSNCNTFLDSEPSMLNGTNVFSDNALGSDLDGTGDITEALHELKTAEEFKTKEDGNSENVEFGVSFPDIESVSKETSVEPKATDISHTERSAATEESWESMFNDDGECLDPRLLQELSGNMKNRESIQEPRFDYYNHEVPDIDLSDCEFPHVIEIYDFPQEFRTEDLLRIFCTYQKKGFDIKWVDDTHALGVFSSPITARDALGSKHTMVKIRPLSQATRAAKAKARAYAEFLQPAKERPETSAALARRLVISALGVRSKQSKTEREAELKKLREARERKRLEAKQREAIWEGRDQSAV, from the exons ATGCAGCAAGAAGCAGAGAGATGCAGAGTTCGAGCCAGGAGGCCTGACATGGCACTTTATGTACCCAAAGCTCGAAGGGGTATAGTACTACTCAAATCAGGTGATGAGGGAAACAGCTGTGGTCCACCTAACTCTGTGGTGAAAGAAGAACAAAGGGAAGATTCTCTCTCCCAAAAGGAGATCTTTCGAGACAAATGCGAGACTCCAAGACTAAGTATTAATTCTGATAAAAAGGAGCACAGTCGTAGAGAAGTAAagaaatcttcaacaaaatttaaaaaagatacatgccttcaagaaagaaagaaagatagggTTTGTACTAAGAGGGCAACTGCAGAATCCAAAGAAGTATTGTCCCAAGGACATCAGCAAAGAATCTTGAACACTGGGGTTGTACCTAGCATACCTTTACAAAGACATTTTAAACCAAAGAAGGTAGAGTGTTTGGAGGTTGAAACCAGAGATGTGGTAGGACATGATGGGTTGCTTCTATCTCAGTCTTGTTCAGAAATCAGTAAGGCTCGGGTTCCAAACAAGCCATCCACAAACTTGCAAAATTCTGATAGCAAGAGAAATGAACTAAATGGGGAAATATTTGAAGatagaaatttggaaaacagaatggaaactGATGCCAAGATTATGAAGATACTATCCCAGTTTCCTGGAGATTTTAATTCTGTGGTGAAACCTGAGAGTATGATCTCACCAGTAACACAAAACTCTGATTCTGGAATTGTACAACGAGGCATGCAAACCTTAGGTGGAATGCTGAAGCACAGCAATGGAGCCATCACTACCGAATCTGTTCCTGGAAGTTCGGATGGTCTCATTGGTCAGACTCACGTAGACTTGGATGCTGAGAATGTTGGTGATACAGCCAACAGGACAGATTCCGTCTCGAGTCAGAAAGGTATGGATTCCATTCCTGAGACTGTGGGTCACCTCTCTCATCAAATGACTATGGGCAGCAAATTAGAGAGCGCAAATGACATTTCTGATCCAACAAGGATTAGAGAGTGTGAGGAGAATGACAACACTGCCGATGAGTTTTGTGTAAAGCACGAGTCTTCTGACACAGCTGCCCTTGCTCATGAAACATGTACAGATAATGAGTCTGAGAGTGTACGTGACATTACCAGTAAGACATGTACAATGGACATTACACATACCATATCTGATCAGATAACTGTAGGCAGCCCTTGTGTAGTTGCAGTTAGAGTAGCTGATGAGGCTTGTAGCAACACAGGGAGTTTCTCAGACTGTTTAGAAATGAATGCAGATACAGCCCTTCTTCATGCAGCTAAAAGTGGGAATGACACTGAAAATTTCAGTGACCTGACTGCTTGCTCAGATGTCTATGCTGAGAGTATTTCATCTAGTTTCACAGAGTCAACAGGAAAGTTGATAGAGAGCTTGTCAGATTGTGCTTCCTCCTTACCTATAAAGAAGATAACTGGTAGTAATTGTAACACTTTTTTGGACTCTGAACCCAGTATGTTAAATGGGACAAACGTGTTTTCAGATAATGCCTTGGGCAGTGATCTTGATGGTACTGGTGATATAACAGAGGCATTGCATGAACTTAAGACTGCTGAAGAGTTCAAAACAAAAGAAGATGGCAACTCAGAGAATGTGGAATTTGGTGTATCCTTTCCTGATATAGAATCAGTATCTAAGGAAACATCCGTGGAGCCTAAAGCAACAGATATATCTCACACAGAAAGAAGTGCTGCTACTGAGGAGAGCTGGGAGTCTATGTTCAATGACGATGGTGAGTGCCTGGACCCGCGTCTTCTACAAGAG TTATCAGGGAATATGAAGAACAGAGAAAGTATCCAAGAACCTAGATTTGATTATTACAACCATGAAGTTCCTGATATTGACCTCAGTGATTGTGAATTCCCACATGTCATTGAAATTTATGACTTCCCCCAAGAATTTCGTACTGAAGATCTCCTACGGATTTTCTGCACTTATCA AAAGAAAGGATTTGATATTAAATGGGTGGACGATACACATGCCCTAGGAGTATTCTCCAGTCCGATTACAG CTCGTGATGCTCTTGGTAGTAAACATACCATGGTGAAGATCCGGCCCTTGTCACAGGCCACGAGAGCAGCCAAGGCCAAAGCTAGAGCTTATGCTG AGTTTCTCCAGCCAGCAAAGGAGCGTCCTGAGACTTCAGCAGCCCTAGCCAGAAGGCTAGTCATCAGCGCCCTTGGGGTTCGAAGTAAGCAGAGCAAAACTGAACGGGAAGCAGAGCTTAAGAAACTGCGAGAAGCCCGAG AGAGAAAACGATTGGAAGCCAAGCAACGGGAAGCCATCTGGGAAGGCAGAGACCAGTCTGCAGTTTGA
- the R3HCC1L gene encoding coiled-coil domain-containing protein R3HCC1L isoform X2, protein MQQEAERCRVRARRPDMALYVPKARRGIVLLKSGDEGNSCGPPNSVVKEEQREDSLSQKEIFRDKCETPRLSINSDKKEHSRREVKKSSTKFKKDTCLQERKKDRVCTKRATAESKEVLSQGHQQRILNTGVVPSIPLQRHFKPKKVECLEVETRDVVGHDGLLLSQSCSEISKARVPNKPSTNLQNSDSKRNELNGEIFEDRNLENRMETDAKIMKILSQFPGDFNSVVKPESMISPVTQNSDSGIVQRGMQTLGGMLKHSNGAITTESVPGSSDGLIGQTHVDLDAENVGDTANRTDSVSSQKDNALGSDLDGTGDITEALHELKTAEEFKTKEDGNSENVEFGVSFPDIESVSKETSVEPKATDISHTERSAATEESWESMFNDDGECLDPRLLQELSGNMKNRESIQEPRFDYYNHEVPDIDLSDCEFPHVIEIYDFPQEFRTEDLLRIFCTYQKKGFDIKWVDDTHALGVFSSPITARDALGSKHTMVKIRPLSQATRAAKAKARAYAEFLQPAKERPETSAALARRLVISALGVRSKQSKTEREAELKKLREARERKRLEAKQREAIWEGRDQSAV, encoded by the exons ATGCAGCAAGAAGCAGAGAGATGCAGAGTTCGAGCCAGGAGGCCTGACATGGCACTTTATGTACCCAAAGCTCGAAGGGGTATAGTACTACTCAAATCAGGTGATGAGGGAAACAGCTGTGGTCCACCTAACTCTGTGGTGAAAGAAGAACAAAGGGAAGATTCTCTCTCCCAAAAGGAGATCTTTCGAGACAAATGCGAGACTCCAAGACTAAGTATTAATTCTGATAAAAAGGAGCACAGTCGTAGAGAAGTAAagaaatcttcaacaaaatttaaaaaagatacatgccttcaagaaagaaagaaagatagggTTTGTACTAAGAGGGCAACTGCAGAATCCAAAGAAGTATTGTCCCAAGGACATCAGCAAAGAATCTTGAACACTGGGGTTGTACCTAGCATACCTTTACAAAGACATTTTAAACCAAAGAAGGTAGAGTGTTTGGAGGTTGAAACCAGAGATGTGGTAGGACATGATGGGTTGCTTCTATCTCAGTCTTGTTCAGAAATCAGTAAGGCTCGGGTTCCAAACAAGCCATCCACAAACTTGCAAAATTCTGATAGCAAGAGAAATGAACTAAATGGGGAAATATTTGAAGatagaaatttggaaaacagaatggaaactGATGCCAAGATTATGAAGATACTATCCCAGTTTCCTGGAGATTTTAATTCTGTGGTGAAACCTGAGAGTATGATCTCACCAGTAACACAAAACTCTGATTCTGGAATTGTACAACGAGGCATGCAAACCTTAGGTGGAATGCTGAAGCACAGCAATGGAGCCATCACTACCGAATCTGTTCCTGGAAGTTCGGATGGTCTCATTGGTCAGACTCACGTAGACTTGGATGCTGAGAATGTTGGTGATACAGCCAACAGGACAGATTCCGTCTCGAGTCAGAAAG ATAATGCCTTGGGCAGTGATCTTGATGGTACTGGTGATATAACAGAGGCATTGCATGAACTTAAGACTGCTGAAGAGTTCAAAACAAAAGAAGATGGCAACTCAGAGAATGTGGAATTTGGTGTATCCTTTCCTGATATAGAATCAGTATCTAAGGAAACATCCGTGGAGCCTAAAGCAACAGATATATCTCACACAGAAAGAAGTGCTGCTACTGAGGAGAGCTGGGAGTCTATGTTCAATGACGATGGTGAGTGCCTGGACCCGCGTCTTCTACAAGAG TTATCAGGGAATATGAAGAACAGAGAAAGTATCCAAGAACCTAGATTTGATTATTACAACCATGAAGTTCCTGATATTGACCTCAGTGATTGTGAATTCCCACATGTCATTGAAATTTATGACTTCCCCCAAGAATTTCGTACTGAAGATCTCCTACGGATTTTCTGCACTTATCA AAAGAAAGGATTTGATATTAAATGGGTGGACGATACACATGCCCTAGGAGTATTCTCCAGTCCGATTACAG CTCGTGATGCTCTTGGTAGTAAACATACCATGGTGAAGATCCGGCCCTTGTCACAGGCCACGAGAGCAGCCAAGGCCAAAGCTAGAGCTTATGCTG AGTTTCTCCAGCCAGCAAAGGAGCGTCCTGAGACTTCAGCAGCCCTAGCCAGAAGGCTAGTCATCAGCGCCCTTGGGGTTCGAAGTAAGCAGAGCAAAACTGAACGGGAAGCAGAGCTTAAGAAACTGCGAGAAGCCCGAG AGAGAAAACGATTGGAAGCCAAGCAACGGGAAGCCATCTGGGAAGGCAGAGACCAGTCTGCAGTTTGA